tacctgtttatcttgaatgggggcgcggtcagttggaagagttccaagcagggaagcctagctttctctacgaccgagttagagtatatcgctgctgcggaagtagcaaaggaagcggtttggattaagaagttcattacagaacttggtgtggtgcctgacattgtaaatcccattactctgtactgtgataacaatggaaccattacacaagcaaaggaaccacggtctcataatgcatccaagcattacctaaagcgataccacattgtaagagagattgtggcaagaggagatgtgagaatagaaagggtacctactgaggacaacgttgcagatccgttgataaagcccttagcccagaaagtatatgatcgtcatctaagttctactgggataagttgtagaaacaattggctttagtccaagtgggagtatgttggggtttagtgtcctatagacaattgttctaggatatgaactaaatataaatgaagtattctttatgtcatttgttttaataagatatggtttcataactatataaagacaacctcttttaagaactacagtaaaacctctatataggaataacctctattttgttataaaaaaactcggtcccaacttgggcccgGTTATGAATAGGAATAAACTCCCAAatgttatttgttatacacttttcaagtcccacctttagaaactatgcctctatatagtaatatatattaagaattcaaactaaattataaaatattaaaaaaaaaactattgaaattatctatgagtgGGAAACACCCTATTATTAtttaggaaatatattattGATTGATTTGTATTAGGCATAATTATAGGGCTTGATTATAGGCATAATTATAAGGCTTGATTTTGTAAACTTAGGCATAATTATAAGGCttgattttgtaaacttttgGGTATTGATTATAGACATAATTATAGGCATAATTATACCAacctctatttagtaataacctcccaattgttatataaatagtCCGGTCcgaagtgtattcctatatagaggttttactgtaaataagtctaataaaaggaaatccctaagtttgtttaaagtgattataaagtgttcatacaagcatgaagtgagaccaaactttataataaactaataaacttaaaaccaccccaaatcaagtaatatgtttagaaacaggattgacatatcactgctgagacttgcatgtaacaatgtcttctatcgagatagagagctgatctcacaagcttcagatatgcagatatctggacagttgcatggatccgatgaaagggagttcattaggattgggggcccgacttgagataacaggatgggtagattcatccttgtcacctgtttatctcattggtattaataggtataagtaatcctaagactcaaaggaatgttaattagtgattctggattatggaatgtgatgctttgatcctattgtaacacgatccataacagagatgactctggggtgtgaacggcagacgttgggtatcacatgaagtaattacaggatagttatacattggattgagcatttgtcactcccgataaatgggagatacgtccaaggatcgcttgtggaagacttgactctaaatccttgcaaggtgatagcttaagacttgaaatacatatttcacttaacctatctaattggagttaactcggcctgtacaagtaaaacgaacgtctcgctatatgtgacttgacattatccatagtcataagattcagttcaaggatgtagttgataaaggatcgaattatactgtaactaatacggaaaggtcaacgacagaatcaacctgtcttcttatagctctgggggaatgtttcagatttgctaatcacatttcgtgtacttattccgttatgcaaagattaaatataattctgagaaaattaatttaatagttgcatacggttagaagcaataagaacctaatgggtcacacataagacttggagcccaaaagagaaacaaatgttaattaattgatggaagcccaactgagtccactaaggcccagtacatagggggcgattttatgtatgaaaaatacataaataattaatttgattttaacaattctaattagattatgattgtgaattaaattaattaaaggataaataagttaggaggtttaatgagattaaattgcttctattattatcctataatgttattattattatctttatatttagatataattatagataataactaataagaattttattccgaattaaattcttattcagtaacctaattctatctaactaaggtttagatacaagagagtacaTATACCCCCTtatatgagaatttcgaccaagccctaGTCTACCGAAtggagagaatttcgacccccttgttgaggacgagatcattcaccgcttccttccgattCGATCgaatttcatctctttctcttattccttgatcttgtgttgattaattagagacaatctattcttgattgttttttacacggttgagttctaacttaattttgaattgtgtttttgtcttgtgcttgggaactcggagtaagagttgtgggcacttcgatttaatggaaaaaggttaaaatttttatatttccgctgccaaacgttagcctattttccttcaagagAAACAGTATACGAAGGTTGTATTCAAGAGTGATGCAAAAAATGTTATTGAGGCGGTTAATTCAGCTAGACGCGATCGAACCGAGTTCGGAGGAGTCATCGACAACATTCGAGGATTACTTATTCAAAACCATGAATGGTCTGTGACGTTTTGTCCAAGACTAGCGAATGAGGCGGCTCATATTTTGGCCTATCATTCTCGTTCCTTTGCTAGTccgtttagttttttagtttgtCCTGAGTTTGTAAGCTCAGCGTTATGTAAGGATCGTTCTAAAATTTAATGAAGTTtgttttgttctaaaaaaaactaataataatgttctcttccaaaaaaaaactaatgatAATATTTATccgggttaatacacatatttgcccttgtgttttctcggaaaaacagatttgcccttaaatcaaataaacccacaaaactatccttgaatttttcacaaacctacaattataccctaatctaacagagcTGTTAAACAACGTTCACATCAAACCTGCTTGTCTGCAtaaaaacttcagaaaagaacaaccaatcacaaacagaaaaaaatatgcacattcaatttcgattaaaagcaagttagaagaacagattggtcaaaattcattttcataaaaactcaatcaacctaataaaacggcgtctaaacctcctaattaatccaaaagcaatagcaatagaaaacaataagaaaccaaatgaattttgattgtcgtcatccaatttttttggagataagaaggtttgatgtcatcgccgtttagcagcttcggcagattagggtataattgcaggtttatggaaaattcagggatagttttgtgagtttatttgatttaagggcaaatctgttttttcgcgaaaacacaggggcaaatatgtgtattaacccataTTTATtctatacattttttttttgaagaatacAGTTATTTTTTTCAACTTATACGGTTTttggttttattttaattaattattaaatgatTTAATTATTACTCCCTCCGTTTCATTgttctaattaattttcataaacccATGTTTTATAGCAGGGAAAAAAATGACTTACTGATCATATAAAactagacctgtccatgggccgggctgggccgggctcgggctgggccgggccagtcgggtttttaagtaaaaatgctcagtccaagcccagcccagcccacaattaatttaggcgggctcgggccgggctgggctcggacttaaaaatcaaatcccgagcccaacccatataagcccacctaaatatatatatatatataattgttaattataaaaaaataaatattatacttaaaaataaatatttaatatataaatatatatttattaattaatattaataagcgggtcgggctgggccggcccgtgttatttttattaatcccaagcccgcccaaaaaataggcgggctttgGCGGGCCTGGGCCGGCCTGAGCCGATGAATaatttttattgtccaagcccggtccaagggacacgggcctgggcgggccgggcgggtacccaagcccgtggacaggtctatataaaacaaaatggcatgtataatgaaacaaaaaagaatctctagaaagacatgtaatatgtaATTTGTTATacatttattttcttaaaacattttttggttaataaaactttttttttcttttcttattttatatttctcAATAGGATTAATAGTGAGAGAATACTTTAAGTGagacttaaaaaaaatcaaaccctTAAATCGTCATTGTTTTTTTAGGCATAATGAAGCCCCTCCGAACTTTcggtcctggctccgccactgccaGTGATCCCAAGAAATGTGAGGGGTGGCTTTTTGAAAGTATTGACGACTGTAACTTATTCAATGTTACTACTATGAATGGTCACCAGTTGATGTAGGAAATCATTGGTGGTTCTACTAGATCGTGCTCTTGGGGAAAATCAGTTTTATATCTCCTTACTACAAAATGTGCATACAATTACCTAAGTCTGTATTTGGAGGAGCTTAATGGAAGTTAATACAAGtaatagaatataaaattttaaattaatttttgttGAGAGTAAATAAGGGATAATGAGAGTTAATGGGAGtactgtaaaaaaaaatttaatgtaaaATAGTTTTTTAACTCTCCTTTATATTTCATCAACTCCCAAACAAAGTTAAATTTTGACGTTCGTTCCCATCACTTCCACTCCCCTTCCATTACCTCCTCTAAGGGAGCGTTTGATTCAAATTTCGGACTCGGAATTGGAATCagaatttatttgttttgtttggtttaattcgGAATCAAAATCGATTACTTTCAAAAGTGTTCGGTTCAAATTTCGGAATTGGAATcagaatcaaaatcaaaattggacaaaatcaaaattttcttaaaagataaataaattatgaaaaccATTAACCATAATCTaaccaaaaaattaattataaaaatatttataaattaaattaatatataaataaatatactataTGAAATTGTTTGAAGAATATATATGGAagttgttttatatatatatatatatatatatatggaagttGTAACTCAACGTTGAGTTTTTGCTATGACTCCACAAGAAGTAGTTGCATTTGGAGAAGTTATCACCGGTACGATTTCTTTATTTGGAAAAGATGCTCATGTGCTTATTGATCCTAGTGCTACGCATTCCTTTGTCGCCTTTATTTATGTCTGATGTAATGTTTGAGTCAAAATTGATGTCTGAATATTTAATTGTTAACATGTCAATGGAAGAATCTTTACTATGTACACATGTATATTCTGATTGAGTATCAATTTCTCGTTCATCATTTATccattttgagtttataatatggCGTTAAGAAGATCTCATGGCATAGAATAAGTTGACATATTTCGTTATTTTAAACTTCATTTATCCATTATATATTTAAGTCTCAAGTTGATAAAcaataacaaaccaaaaattatttataatttattttggatataatttatcaaaataattttaaattaattatatatatttaataaatataaatattatttatttatttattacatcatccggttcgaccaatccgaaCCATCCGGTCTaaccaagtgacccgtgaccctGCTATCAATCCAGTTTAATGTCCGATCCAATTCTGATAACACCTTTTGATTGTTTCCCTCTATATAACTTACATTAGTTGATTCATCCACGAATGGACTACTTACTTTGCATTCATTATCATGATGGTCACCCACACAATTTACACACATCACTACTTATGGTGGGTTCAACTCAGTTTTCCATCAACATATCCATTTTGTGGTTCAACTCTACCACAATGGGGTCTTGAGCTCCCATTTTCATGGCATGCATTATGTCTCCGTCCACTAGGCTTCGTCATTGAGTACTTTCCCCTACCAAAAgaatacttaaaaaaaaaaaagaatacttGTTTGTAGTCTTTCACTTTTGATCGAATAAAACAAAGAAATTAAGTTTCCAAAATTCAATCTCAGCCTATCATTATAATCATGATGTGTGACTGAGATTGAaatagaaattttttttttttttggagattGAAATAGAATTAAAAGTGCTATATAAACTTCTAATTCTAAAAATTAGGGTATTTTTATTCCACAGCCAATTTTGGTTATATCCAGATTTTCTACCTCTCTTCTTCCCTCTTCTTCTATTTCTCTGTTCCATCCCCTTTTCtacctcttttttttctttttttagatCCCTTAATCTACTCAATTTGTCCATTTGGATTTGGATTTCAAACACCAAACACTAACTTCAACTAGATGAGATTTTTTAATCACTGGAAAATCAACAATGAGCCTTcatctttttcaaaaaaaaaaatcaactagaTGAGATTTTTGTCACTGGAAAATCAACAATGAACCTtcatctttttcaaatttttttcagAAAACCGGAGTCAGACCGGTTCACTGGTTGACTCCGGTTCTGACCGGTTTAATATCTGTGACTCCAAAAGTATTTAACCAGATCAGTTACCTGGCCATTTTGTGGTTGAACCGATCGAACCAGCCGATCTGgtccggtttttaaaaccatggaattaggggtagagttggTCAGTTTGGTTTGTCCgccattttttatttatgtgcaagaaaaaagaaaaagaaaatcaataaTGATGGGTTCAGTTATAATGGAGCCAGTCGATGTTGCAACAATTGCAGAAAATTCGGGTCAGAAAACGAGCAACATAACCATAATACGTGCAAGTTACGGACAAGTTGAATCATATGGTATATACAAGGGACCAAATCCTTTGCATTATTGGGTGTACAAATGAGTTTATCCTGTGCTACCTTTCTTCAGTTCTATGCAAAGACCGTTCCTTTGCAATGTTGAGGATAGAGTAGCTGCTTTTGGTTTCATCCTGTACTTGTTCCTAATAGGAGCAACGTAGACAGAAAAACCATGATCATTGGATTGTGTAGTGTGGGTGTACCAATGTTCATAAGCACCCGTGCCAGTGCTATCTTTAGATGTAACAGTAGCTAAGTCTTTGCTATCCCTACCCACAATTGCAGGCCTCTTAGCGGAGCTCAAGATTATAAATTCCGAATTTGGACGGGTAGCATTGTCTGCATCTCTCGTCGCTGGGATTTTTGGTACCATAACAGTTATATCTACAGTCCTGTGGCAACAAGATTCACCTGAGAAATCAACCCATAATGAAGGAGTTCATGGCCTAGTCAATATTCTACTTCTACTTATCATTATATTCATAATGCATCCTTTGTTGTTATGCATGATACGGCAAAGCCCCCATGGACAACCACTGAAACAATCATGTGTTGTAGCCATAATCATGTCAGCATTGCTCACTTGGTTCCTTAGTAGACCACTGGGTTTGAACCTTTACCTAGGACCACTTGCTTTTGGGATCTGCATATGCCTGCAGGACCTCCTGTTGATTCTTCCATAGTTGAAAGGCTTGAATTGATCACCAATTGGTTGTTTATGCCACTCTACCTTGTGAAAAATGGCTTGGTCATCAACATCTCCACCATCGAACTGAAGAACTATCTGGTGACACAGTCCGTTGCCATTATCAGTGCATTCGGCAAGTTTCTCGGAACATATGTAGTTTCCCGGTTGAGCAATATACCCTCTGCAGATGCTGCTGCTCTTGGCCGTCATGAATGCCCACGGCGTGCTTGAGCGCGGTGTGTTTAAATTGATGAAAAGAGAACAGGTATATGCTTCAGTTTCACTACAAAACAAATAACTTAGAACTGCATCTATCTACCTTTgacaaatattaatcaaaatttCTGATCATCTTCTGTTCAGGTAATTTGCGATGAGGCATACGAGATCATGTGCATATCCTTAATGATTGTAAATGGCACAATCGCATCTGTTATTAGTAGTATGATCCTTCAAAGAAGTTTACAGTTTACAAGAGAAGATCCATTATGAACCTAAAATCCAACCTAGAACTAAGAGTGCTGGTTTGCATCCATGAAGATATAAATGTACCTGCAATCATCGACGTCCTTGAGGCCTTAAATCCCACAAAGCGAAGCCCTTTAATGGTTTACGTTCTTCACTTCATTGAGCTTGTCGGCCGTTCAAATGCTCCTCATCCCCCACAAGCGTGATAGAACAATCTCTAACCGTGCTAAAACTTCTGAACAAATATTCAATGTTTTCAGAAGCTTCGAGAGCAACAATGTCTCGTTTCAGTTCTCCCTATACTTCAATTTCTCCTACTAATGCAATGCACAATGATGTGTGCTCCATGGCACTAGACCAAAGAACTTCTCTCATTTTAGTTCCTTTCCACAAAAGAATGCAACCAAATGGGATGTCAGTATCCTAAAAAGGGGTATTAAGATCACAAACTTGAATATACTTGACAAAGCACCTTGCTCGATAGCTATGCTTGTTGAAAATGGCTTTATTGGTGCTCAGAGGGCAACCTCCAGCACCCAGTCTTGTTATCATGTTGCTGTTCTCTTCTTGGGTGGAACTGATGATAGGGAGGCACTCGCTAGTGGGGCACGGATGGCTGGACATCACTGCATCAAGCTCACTCATAAGGCTTCTTGAGAATGGAAGTATTTCTAGTGATAAAACAGAAGAAAGGAAGATTGATAACATAGTGGTGATAGAATTGCTATGACAGAAAATTTCCGGGTCATGTATATAGAGGAGGTGGTGATGGATGGGTTAGGCACCATTTTGGTAACTAAATCAATGCAAGAGCAGTATGATCTTATCATAGTGGGTAAACGCCATGACCCTAGCTCACTACTTTTATCTAACTCACGGATTGGCAAGATCAGAAAGAGTTAGGAATTGTAGCTGATTTGTTCAGTCCAGCACAGTGTATCAACTCCACATAATTATGGTGGTGCAACAAGCCAACAGCATGCCAACTCTAGCACCTTAACTATACAAGATGGTTTTGAATAACATTCCCCACTAAAAACCAGAAGATTTTGGATCTGCATCTTGTACATGATAgtgtagaaaaaaaaaaaaaaccctcagGTTCAATTCCTTCTCTTACCCAGCTGatcaatttaaaaatatttcaccTTTGCTATAGGAATAATCTGTGGTTAAACAATGATAGATAGTATGAAATTCTCAAATTAAGCCATCCTTGTCCATATTGAGTCGCTAAATTTTACAGCTCAAGCTTAGCTTCTCTCAACTGTATAACATGCTGCACGTGTATATGTAATCATCTTCAGCAAAGCACGCACAGTTCAGACATTGCCTGAAGGAAGCTTGAGAAAGATTCTGGTTTCGAAGAAGAAAGCAATGAAAAAAGCTCTGAACATATGGCTTGGAACAACAGAGGCGAGGCCTCTTGCATCCTTTGCAAATGGTGGACAGCAATGTAAATCTCTTCAGCATCGACAATGCATTTTAACAAAGCAACATGGGCATCTGAATATCTTATGTCATGAGCTAGGCCAGTGAGCAATTCAGAAGCTTTATGAAATTGGCCTACATTGTAAATTGGTGAACATAGAATATATTAGTAAAGCCTAGTGATGATTGAACACCAAGATACATGATGATTAAGAGCACAAGGAGCACTATTGGGGTCCAAAAAGGACCAAATTTCATAACAGAAATGAACTAATAACAAAAACTACTTATAATCACAATATAAAACTACTTAAGTCAGCCAATTGGTATGTATAGCATACCTTCATTGCAGAGGCTTAAAATGAATGTGCTCAATATGCTTTGTGCCAGCACCAAATCTTGACAAATCAATTTATTGAAAATTTCAAAAGCAGTGTCGAACTTGCTTTCTTGACAAAGCCCTTTTAGGAGAGATGTGTAAGTTGTAGCATCAGGTGCCACCCCTTTATCCAACATGTGATTAAACAGCCTGAATGACTCTTCAACTTCAGCAATTTCTGAAAACTTTGAAATCAGAATATTATATGTTTTTAAGTTCACTCCACATCCAACCACAAACATCTCATCCCAAAGCTTCTTTGCAGGACGCATTTGATCTTCTCTACAGCAAGCCTCCATTAATGAATTATACATTGAGATATCTGGACCAagccctttcttcttcttcatctcctGAAGAATACCATAAGCTTCTCTTACTCTGCCAACCTTGCAAAAGAATGAGAAAACCACATTGTAGGTCACGATATCAGAGAAATAATCTCTCGAGGACAAGATTTGATAGACTTCCAGCATTTCATCAACCTTTCCATGCCTAGATAGATTTCGGCTTAAGTTGTTCAATGTTAAAAGACTAGGTAACACCTCTTTTCCTATCATGAAATGAAAGAATAACATTGCAGAAGAAGGGTCAATGCTTGAAACTGATCCTATCAATGCATTCAATGCGTCAACTTCTATAGGAAAATTACCATCCACAATCACTTTACCTAATTCTTTCGCTTCAACTATCAATCTTTCCATAATCAAACTCAAAATAAACTCTCTGTAATCATTACTCCTTGGTGCCACCCCCAGCTTTCTTTTCATCTTCAAAACCCTATGCACATCAGCTGCATCCCCCGACGATCTAAAAGCTTCAGCCACAATCCTATATGCAATAAAATCTGGTTTACACTCCCTAATCCTTAGTTCATTCAGTACCCACACAGCCTCACTTAACCTGGAAGCCTGACAAAGCCCATGAACAATCAGAACTGCAATAACGGACCCGTTAAAATTTGAACTACTCTTTCTAGCTTCATCTAACAAATGCAAGACTACACCCAAATCGCCATCCCTACAAAACCTCCATATAAACACGCCCAACCCAACAGTGCTAAAAGTAACTCCTCCCTTAGCCATTTCATCACACACCTTCATTGCATTATCAAAACACCCCTCGGAACTCAATACAGCTAACAGAGAGTTACATGTCTCGGGCCCAAAATCTAAGATGTGTGATTTAACCTCGCTGAAATACAAATATGCATTTTGGGTTTTTTTCGCTTGGATTAAGGAGTTAATAATGAAACGGTAAGTTGAAGAATTGAGAGTAAATTTGTGGGCTTTGACTTGCTTTAAGATAGTGTCAATAGAGTTGAACTGGCGAGAGAGATAGAAAGATTTGAGGATGGATTGATAAGTAAGTGAAGTGTGCGAAAAACCAGGCTGCTGCGAGGACCAGTTGAAGAAACCAAGTGCAAGTGAGTGGTGATTTAAGAGGCAAGGGTCGATCACTCGGGCCACGATAGAAGGATTGATCGAGTCCCGGCAACCGATTCCGTGTAGCACTCGCTCCAGTGATGGTGTCCATGATCCAGTTGGGATTGAGTTCTTCGACGCTGAAATTAGAGCTCCGCTTATCCGAGTTGCTAACTCGGTTGCAGGTTTCATAAATGAACAACAGGCACAGACAGTTAACCCAATGCCGGCATTCTTTCCGAAAACCTAAATTTTAGAACAATTTCTATATGTgggctgctatataccgcatccgaattccggttcaccgcacCCTATTGACAATATTGCCCTTGTCACTTTTTCAAACAACAAAAGTTCActttctcaaatcctctctaccgGAATAGCATTTTcaaaaaaccgagctaaaacGACATGGCACCAAGGATAGGCAAGGGCAAAGGATTCATGGATATTACGGTAAGTGTTTTACATTAAAAAATTTAACGTAATCATGATTTTTGCCTCCGAAATCGGAGGCAAAAAAAAACCCGGAATCGCACCAAACGGGTGCGATTTCCCTGCTCCACCTTTGGTGGAACGGACGAACAATCCGATCCACCAAAGGTGGAGCAGGGAATCGCCGCGCGGCTCTCCTTCTGGTGGGCCGCGCGGCGCACCCGATCCACCGTAAGGTGGGATGGGATCGTTACCCGTCCCACCTTAT
The window above is part of the Euphorbia lathyris chromosome 3, ddEupLath1.1, whole genome shotgun sequence genome. Proteins encoded here:
- the LOC136222952 gene encoding pentatricopeptide repeat-containing protein At5g14080 gives rise to the protein MKPATELATRISGALISASKNSIPTGSWTPSLERVLHGIGCRDSINPSIVARVIDPCLLNHHSLALGFFNWSSQQPGFSHTSLTYQSILKSFYLSRQFNSIDTILKQVKAHKFTLNSSTYRFIINSLIQAKKTQNAYLYFSEVKSHILDFGPETCNSLLAVLSSEGCFDNAMKVCDEMAKGGVTFSTVGLGVFIWRFCRDGDLGVVLHLLDEARKSSSNFNGSVIAVLIVHGLCQASRLSEAVWVLNELRIRECKPDFIAYRIVAEAFRSSGDAADVHRVLKMKRKLGVAPRSNDYREFILSLIMERLIVEAKELGKVIVDGNFPIEVDALNALIGSVSSIDPSSAMLFFHFMIGKEVLPSLLTLNNLSRNLSRHGKVDEMLEVYQILSSRDYFSDIVTYNVVFSFFCKVGRVREAYGILQEMKKKKGLGPDISMYNSLMEACCREDQMRPAKKLWDEMFVVGCGVNLKTYNILISKFSEIAEVEESFRLFNHMLDKGVAPDATTYTSLLKGLCQESKFDTAFEIFNKLICQDLVLAQSILSTFILSLCNEGQFHKASELLTGLAHDIRYSDAHVALLKCIVDAEEIYIAVHHLQRMQEASPLLFQAICSELFSLLSSSKPESFSSFLQAMSELCVLC
- the LOC136222693 gene encoding LOW QUALITY PROTEIN: cation/H(+) symporter 13-like (The sequence of the model RefSeq protein was modified relative to this genomic sequence to represent the inferred CDS: inserted 5 bases in 3 codons; deleted 3 bases in 2 codons); protein product: MGSVIMEPVDVATIAENSGQKTSNITIIRASYGQVESYAPVPVLSLDVTVAKSLLSLPTIAGLLAELKIINSEFGRVALSASLVAGIFGTITVISTVLWQQDSPEKSTHNEGVHGLVNILLLLIIIFIMHPLLLCMIRQSPHGQPLKQSCVVAIIMSALLTWFLSRPLGLNLYLGPLAFGICIPAGPPVDSSIVERLELITNWLFMPLYLVKNGLVINISTIELKNYLVTQSVAIISAFGKFLGTYVVSRLSNIPSADAAALGXVMNAHGVLERGVFKLMKREQYDPSKKFTVYKRRSIMNLKSNLELRVLVCIHEDINVPAIIDVLEALNPTKRSPLMVYVLHFIELVGRSNXLLIPHKRDRTISNRAKTSEQIFNVFRSFESNNVSFQSPYTSISPTNAMHNDVCSMALDQRTSLILVPFHKRMQPNGIGQPPAPSLVIMLLFSSWVELMIGRHSLVGHGWLDITASSSLIRLLENGKEVVMDGLGTILVTKSMQEQYDLIIVGKRHDPSSLLLSXLTDWQDQKELGIVADLFSPAQCINST